GGTCATCTCCGTGCGCGACCACGGGCCCGGCATCCCGGAGGAGGTGCTGCCGCACGTCTTCGACCGGTTCTACAAGGCGAGCGCCTCCCGGCCGCGTTCCGAGGGCAGCGGGCTCGGCCTGTCCATCGCACTGGAGAACGCCCACATCCACGGCGGTGAGATCACCGCCGCCAACTCCCCGGAGGGCGGCGCGGTCTTCACGCTGCGGCTGCCGCGGGGCGTCGCCGAAGCGGCGGAACAGGACGGCGCGGACGGCGGCGAGCAGGGCGTGACGACCGGGCAGGACGAGGGGGACGCATCGTGACCATGGGCCGTGCGACCGTACGACGACTGGGCGCCGCCGCGCTGCTGGCCGGCCTGGCCGGTCCGCTCGCGGGCTGCGGCATCCGGGCGACCGAGGTGCCGACCGACTTCGGTCCCGCGCCCTCCCGGGTGCGCTGCTCGCTCACCGACCCCGCCGTGTCGTCGCAGGCCGCGCGCGCGGGCGTGCCGGTCCAGGTGTTCCTGCTGTGCGGCTCGTCGCTGGTGGCCGTGGACCGCAGTGTGCGGGTGCCGGACGGCTCGGCCGGCTCCGCGCGGCGCGCGCTGGTCGCGCAGGGCCTGCTCGACCAGCTCGCCGAGTCGCCGTCCACCCCCGAGAAGGAGGCCGGGTACACGACGGACGTGCGCGGAGCCATGACCGTGAACGGTCCGGCGGCCAAGGACCCGGACGACGCGCTGCGGCTGAGCGTCCCGCCCGGGGACCTCACCTCGTACGCGCTCGCGCAGGTCGTGTGCACCTTCTCCGACTCGGCGGCGGCCGAGGGCGACGGCTCGGTGATCCTGGGCGGTCCCGGTCCTGAGCCCGTGCGCCGCTACGAGTGCACCGACGAGGTCCGCTCACGGCCCGGCAGCACGGAACCCCCGTCGTCGGCCGTCACGAGCGGCGGCTGAGGGTCCGCCCCCTCCCCGCTCCGTACTCCGCTCCCGACTCCGCACCGCCCGCCGTCCCCGCGCTTCCCGCGCCCGCACGCCCGCCCGCGCCCGCCTCTCGTCGGCGCACCCGGCCCGCTGGAACGGCGGCCGGGTGTGTCGGACGCCTCATGCGGGGGCGGGCGTCGACGTCGTCGCAGGTCATCGACTGTCACATCGCGGCGGGGCGGAGAGCGGTCCGGGGGCCGCGCCGGTGAGCCGGAACCGATCGTGCCGGGGGGCGCGTCTTGGGGGGCGTGCAGCGTCAAGGCTCCATCGGCGGCAGCGCCGCGATCCGCATCCGCGCGGCCGGGATTCTCCTCCTGGCCGCCCACCTCGTGTTCGTCGCCTGGGTCACGCTGCGCCCACTGAACGTTCCCTGGGTGATGCCCGCCAACCTGCATCCGTTCGACGGGATCCGCGCCGATCTGAGGCTGGGCTGGCCCGAGGCGGCGTCGCGGATCGGCGCCGGGCTCGGACTGTTCGCCCCGCTGGGCTTCCTGCTCCCGCTGGTGCACGGCAGGCTGCGCGTGTCGCCGCTCGCCTCCCTGGTCCGCACGGTCACGGCGGGCGCGCTGCTGTCCCTGGCCGTCGAGTTGCTGCAGACGGGGGTGCCCGGTCAGGTCGCGGACGTCGACTCGATGCTGCTGAACACGGTCGGCGTGGCCCTGGCGCACGTCGCGGTGGTGCCGGCGGTCCGCGGCCGGCTGCGCCGCCGGGAGGAGCCCTGGGGGCGTGCCGGGGTCCGGCAGGGGGAGACGGCTCAGGGTCGCACCCCGAGGATTCCCAGGGTCGGCATCGCCCCGTAGAGCGACGCTTCGTCCCCCTTCGTCACCGTAGCGTTGTCGTCATGGGGAGCAGCCGCAAGGGCCGCCTCCGACGGACGCTCACGAAGGAGCCGCAGATGTCCAGCCTCGCCCGCCCCACCCACGGCCGCATGATCGGCGGAGTGTGCGCCGCGCTGGCCCGCCGCTTCGGCACCTCCGCGACCACGATGCGCGTGATCTTCGTGCTCTCCTGCCTGCTGCCCGGGCCGCAGTTCCTGCTCTACATAGCCCTCTGGTTCCTCCTGCCGTCGGAGGACAAGGCGGCGCGCACCGCCTGGTGACCCACCACCGCACAGAACGCCGTCGGGGCGTGCCCGGTACGTACGGGCACGCCCCGACGGCGTGACGGGTCTGCGGTGGGTGCGGCGGGAGGCGCCGCTCAGCCCAGCGGGATTCCGTTGACCGGCAGGCCGTGGGTGGGCAGGCCCTGCAGCGGCAGACCGCCGAGCAGCCCGGAGACGGGCGCGGTGGGGCCTTCGGCGAGCAGCTTCCCGGCGACCGGCTGGGCGGCGGTCAGGCCGGCGCCGAGCGCCGGCTGGGCCTGCGTCAGCACCTCGCCGGCGGCGGGCAGCGCCTGGGTCACGTTCTCCGCCGGCAGCGTCCGGGTGATGCCGTCCAGGGCCTGCGTGGCGTCCGGTACGGCAGGGGCGGCGTTCGCGGCGCCCGCACCGACGGCGGCGAAGGCGGCACCGAGAGCGGCGACGCCGAGGGTCTTGGCAGCAGACTGCTTCATGATGAATGCGTCCTCGAATGGGATACGGGGAACTGAGCGGTTCTCGACCGTAAACACGGGACGGGGTCAGCGGCAAACATCGAAATGCGGACGGTTGGTGAACACCCGCCCGCATTTCGTACGCCCAAGATTTCCCACTCAGCTTTCCGTCACCAAAGAACCGCTGGTGAAGACGGTTTACTGGAACAGCCATTCGGATTTCAGCTCGGCATAACCGGGCTTGATCACGTCACTGATCATGGCGAGTCGTTCATCGAAAGGAATGAATGCTGACTTCATAGCATTGACCGAGAACCACTGCAGATCGTCGAGCGTGTAACCGAATGCGTCGACCAGGTGCTCGAATTCCCGGCTCATGCTGGTGCCGGACATCAGCCGGTTGTCCGTGTTGACGGTGGTCCGGAAGTGGAGCCGGCGCAGCAGCCCGATGGGGTGTTCGGCGTAGGAGGCGGCCGCTCCGGTCTGCAGGTTGGAGCTGGGGCACATCTCCAGCGGGACGCGCTTGTCGCGGACGTAGGAGGCGAGCCGCCCGAGCTTCACCGAGCCGTCGTCCGCGACCTCGATGTCGTCGATGATCCGCACGCCGTGCCCGAGCCGGTCGGCGCCGCACCACTGCAGCGCCTGCCAGATGGACGGCAGCCCGAAGGCCTCGCCGGCGTGGATGGTGAAGTGGTTGTTCTCGCGCTTGAGGTACTCGAAGGCGTCGAGGTGCCGGGTGGGCGGGTAGCCGGCCTCGGCGCCCGCGATGTCGAAGCCGACGACGCCCAGATCCCGGTAGCGGTTGGCGAGTTCGGCGATCTCCAGCGCGCGGGCCGCGTGCCGCATGGCGGTCAGCAGGGCGCCGACGCGGATGCGGTGGCCGTTGCCGCGGGCCGCCCGCTCCCCTTCCCGGAAGCCCTCGTTGACGGCCTCGACGACCTGCTCGAGGGTCAGTCCGCCGTCGAGGTGCTGCTCGGGCGCGTACCGCACCTCGGCGTAGACGACGCCGTCCTCGGCGAGGTCCTCGGCGCACTCGCGGGCGACCCGCACCAGGGCCTCGCG
The window above is part of the Streptomyces sp. NBC_00425 genome. Proteins encoded here:
- a CDS encoding VanZ family protein, with protein sequence MQRQGSIGGSAAIRIRAAGILLLAAHLVFVAWVTLRPLNVPWVMPANLHPFDGIRADLRLGWPEAASRIGAGLGLFAPLGFLLPLVHGRLRVSPLASLVRTVTAGALLSLAVELLQTGVPGQVADVDSMLLNTVGVALAHVAVVPAVRGRLRRREEPWGRAGVRQGETAQGRTPRIPRVGIAP
- a CDS encoding adenosine deaminase, producing MTSQSIQTGITPSPDQIRRAPKVLLHDHLDGGLRPGTIVDLARETGYSRLPETDPDKLGLWFREAADSGSLERYLETFSHTVGVMQTREALVRVARECAEDLAEDGVVYAEVRYAPEQHLDGGLTLEQVVEAVNEGFREGERAARGNGHRIRVGALLTAMRHAARALEIAELANRYRDLGVVGFDIAGAEAGYPPTRHLDAFEYLKRENNHFTIHAGEAFGLPSIWQALQWCGADRLGHGVRIIDDIEVADDGSVKLGRLASYVRDKRVPLEMCPSSNLQTGAAASYAEHPIGLLRRLHFRTTVNTDNRLMSGTSMSREFEHLVDAFGYTLDDLQWFSVNAMKSAFIPFDERLAMISDVIKPGYAELKSEWLFQ
- a CDS encoding PspC domain-containing protein, whose amino-acid sequence is MSSLARPTHGRMIGGVCAALARRFGTSATTMRVIFVLSCLLPGPQFLLYIALWFLLPSEDKAARTAW